TCGCCCGCACCGCCGAGGACGCGGCCGCCGCGCCGGGCCTCGGCGGGTACGTCGTGGTCGAAGCCGCGCCGCCGGCGCTCAAGCCCAACCTGCCGGTCTGGGGCTCCGCGCCCTCCGCGGCCGGCCTGATGCGGCGGCTGCGCGCGCAGTACGATCCCAAGGGCATCATGGTGCCGGGACGGCTCGGGTGGCTGTCGTAACGGCCGGCCGGCGAGACGGTCCCGCCGCCCCGCGGACTCAAGCGGGCCGCCGCGTGATCGTCACGGTCGCCGCGATGCTCGGCATGTTTCTCGCGGCGATGGACTCGACGGCGGTCGGCACGGCGATGCCGACGATCGTCGCCAGGTTTGGCGGGTTCGCACTGTATTCCTGGGTCTTCGCGGCCTACCAGATCGCGTTCGTCGTGACGACGCCGATCTTCGGGCGGCTCGCCGACCTGCACGGGCGCAAGCGCATCTACCTAATCGGCATTCTGTGGTTCATCGCCGCCTCCGCGCTGTGCGGGCTGTCCCGGTCGATGGGTGAGCTGGTCTTCTTCCGGCTGCTGCAGGGCATCGGCGGCGGCGCGGTGCTGCCCATCGCGCTCACGATCATCGCGGACCTCTTCCCCGTGGAGCAGCGGCTGCGCATCCAGGGGCTCTTCAGCGGCGTCTGGGGGCTCGCGGCGATCGTCGGCCCGCTGATCGGCGGCGCGCTGGCCGATCACGGCGCCTGGCGCTGGATCTTCTTCGTGAACATCCCGGCGGGGCTCGTCGCAACGCTCATTCTCACCCTGGCGTTCCAGGAATCGCACGCCGCGCAGGGGACGGGGTCGATCGACTACGCGGGCATCGGCCTCTTGTCGGGGGCGTCGATCGTGCTCCTGCTGCTGATGTTCTGGGGCGGCCACGAGTTTGCGTGGCTCTCCGCGCCGTCGTTTGGGCTGGCCGCGCTGTGCGCCGTGCTGCTGCTCTGGTTCGTGCACGTGGAGACGCACAACGACGAGCCGTTCCTGCCGTTCAGTCTGTTCAGCAACCGCATGATCTCCGTCGCCTGCCTCGGCGGGTTCCTGATCGGGGTCAGCATCTTTGGGACCACCGCCTACGTCCCGCTCTTCGTGCAGGCGGTGATCGGCAAGAGCGCCACGACGGCCGGCGAAGCGCTGATGCCGTACATGGTGATGTGGACGGTCTCGAGCATCGTCGGCGGCCGGGTCGCGCTGCGGTGGGGCTACCGGCCGGTGGCGGTCACCGGCATGACGCTGCTGTCGACCGGAGCGCTGCTGCTCACCCGGCTCGACGCGCGGTCCACCGCGGCGGTGGTCTTCATCGACATGGTGGTGTTGGGAAGCGGCATGGGCCTCACCGCCACGATGTTCATCATCGCGATGCAGAACGCGGTGGCGCGGCCGCTGCGCGGCATCGTCACGTCCATCAACATCTTCACCCGCAACCTCGGCAGCGCGATCGGCGTGAGCGCCCAGGGCGCGGTGCTCGTCGGCATCCTCGACGCTCGGCTCGCGCATCTCCCGGCGGCGGTCCGCGTCCACCTCCGCGCCGTGGCGGACCCGCAGGCGATGCTCGATTCGGCCGCGCAGAGCGGCATGAGCGCCGCCGCGCACGACGTCTTGAGGCAGGCGCTCGCACAGGGCATCCACGGGGCGTTCGTGCTGGGACTGGGCCTCGTCGCGCTCGGGCTCGCCGCGGTCGTGCTGTACATGCCGGCCGGCAGCGTCACGGAGCACTCTCCAAAAACGGCCTCGGCCGCCGCGCCGGGCGACCGCCGCGGCGGCCGGGGCCTCGTCGCCGGCGGGGAAAGCGGCGAGGCATGAGGAGCTGCCCGCGCTGAGGGTTCGGCGATGCAACGGCTCGCGCTCTCCCTAGTCCTCCACAACCATCAGCCCGTCGGCAACTTCGACCACGTCTTCGCGAACGCGACGGAGCGGTCATACGCGCCGATGATCGCCGCGCTCGAGCGTCATCCCAAGGTCCGCCTCGCGCTGCACTACTCGGGACCGCTGCTCGCGTGGCTGCGCAAACACCGCCCCGACCTAATCGCGAGCGTGCGGGGCCTTGTCGAGCGCGGGCAGGTCGAGATGCTGACGGGCGCCTACTACGAGGCGATCCTCCCGATCGTACCCGACGCGGACAAGCGCGGCCAGATCCTCAAGATGACCCGCGCGGTGCGGGACGAGTTCGCCTACGCCGCGGACGGCCTCTGGCTCGCGGAGCGGGTATGGGAGCCGCACCTCGCGCGGCCGCTCGGCGAGGCCGGCGTCGCCTACACGATCGTGGACGACACGCACTTCCACGCCGTCGGCCTCGACGACACGCAGCTCCTCGGCTACTACGTGACCGAAGAAGAGGGCGTCGCCGTGGCGTTGTTTCCGAGCCTCCGGCGCCTGCGCTATCTTATCCCGTGGGTCACCCCGGACGAGGTCATTGACTATCTCCGCTCGCTCGCCGACACGGACGTGCGCCCGGAGGGCCGGCGGGAGCCGCTCAACCTCGCGCTGATGGGTGACGACGGCGAAAAGTTTGGGATGTGGCCGACGACGTACGCGCACTGCTGGGAGCGCGGCTGGGTCGACCGCTTCTTTGAGATGCTGGAGACGGCCCGGTGGATCGACCTCGTGCCCCCGGGCGACTACCGGCGCACTCACGAGCCGGCCGGGACGATCTACCTGCCGACGGCGACGTACGAAGAAATGGCGGAGTGGGCGCTGCCGCCGACCCGCGCGGAGGCGCGCGCGAGCCTGCGGCACGACCTCGAGACCGGCGGCCGCGGCGACCTCGCGAGCTTCGTGCGCGGCGGGTTCTGGCGGCACTTCCTTGTGCGGTACCCGGAGGCCAACACGCTGCACCACCTCGCGCTGCGCGCCGGCCGCAAGGTGCACGCGATGCCGCCCGGCCCGGCCCGGGAGCGCGCGCTCGACGAACTGTGGAGCGGCGAGTGCAACTGCACCTACTGGCACGGGGTGTTCGGCGGCATCTACCTGCCCCATATCCGGGGCACGGCGTTTGGGCATCTTATCGCCGCGGAGGCCGAAGCCGACGCAGCGCGCCACGCGGAGCCGTACGTCGAGGCGTCGGCGGCCGACCTCAACGGGGACGGCCGGCCGGAACTCTACCTGGCCACCCCCCTCGAAGTGTGCACGATCGATCCCGCCCGCGGCGGCAGCATCGTCGAATGGGACGACCGGGCGGCGAAGCGGCACCTCGGCAACGTCCTCACCCGCCGTGCGGAAGCCTACCATGCGCGCGTGCGGCAGGAGCCGCCGGCGACCGAAGGCGCCGTCTCGATCCACGAGGCCGGTGACCACGCGAAGGAGCCGGGACTCGACCGCCTGCTTGTGTACGACCGCGTCCGCCGCACCACGCTGCGCACCTGGCTGTGGCCTTTGAGCGCGACGCGCGAAGAGGTGTGGCGCGATGCGGTCGAGGACCTCGGCGAGTTCGGCACCGGATCGTACGCCTGGACCGTCGGTGACAGCGCGGGCGCCGCCGCCGCGTCGCTGATCCGGCGGGCGCCGGTCGGCGGGGGCGAGGTCACGCTCGAGCGCCGGCTCGCGCTCCCGGCGCGCAGCCGGGGCCTCGTGCACGCGGTGCGCCTGACCTGGCACGGTCCCGGCGTCCTGCGGGCGGTGCTCGCGGAGGAGTGGAGTCTGGGCCTGTTTGGACGTCCGGAACAGGTGTGGGCGGCGGCCGGCGCCGGCCCGCACGTCTCGCTGTGGGAGAGCGCGGACCTGCCCCGCACGACGGTGGTGCGCGCCGGCGAAACCTACTCCGGTCTCACCCTGACGTTCACGGCCGATCGCCCCGCGGACGTGTGGACGCTGCCGGTCTTCACGATCTCGAACTCCGAGTCCGGCTTCGAGCGTAACCAGCAGGGAGCGATGCTCATCCTCCGGTGGGAGATCGCCGTGCCCGCCGGAACCGCGTGGGAACAGAGGACCAACGCCGAGGTCGCCTCACGATAGCCGGGAGGGGCCACAGTGCCAATCATCAGACCCTCGAGCAGTTGCTCGCGCCCGCGCATCGCGGACGGACCAGCCGCTCCACGCGGGCAGCCGGGGAGAGACAGACGGGCGCCGGCGGTTCGTTCAGGTCCGGCGCGCGGCGCCCATCCGGCAGGCGATCGTAAAGGCGCGGCTCAACGCCTCGACGTTCGCCCGGTTCTGGCCCGCGATGTCGAACGCGGTGCCGTGCGCCGGCGTGGTAACCGGCAGCGGGAGTCCCCCCTGCACCGTGACGCCGCGGTCGAAGCCCATGAGTTTAAGCGCGATCTGGCCCTGGTCGTGGTACATGGTGAGGACGCCGTCGTAGAGTCCGGCCCGCGCCCTGAGGAAGATCGTATCCGCCGAGAACGGCCCGTCCATCGGAATCCCCTCCGCGGCCGCCTCCCGCACCGCCGGCGCGATCACGTCGATCTCCTCGCGGCCGCACGTACCGCCTTCCCCGGCGTGCGGGTTGAGGCCGGCCACCGCGATGCGCGGCCGCTCGACGCCGGCCGCCCGGAGCGACCGGTACAGCAGCCGCGCGGCCTGCTTGAGCCGCTCGCCGCTCAGTGACGCGGCGACGTCCTTGAGCGGGACGTGCGACGTGACCCGCGTCGTCCACAGTCCCTCGAGCACGTTGATCTCGCACACGTAGTCGCGTACGCCGAGGTACTCGGCGAAGAAGTGCAGCTCGTCCGGGTGCCTGAGACCCGCCTGTTTCATCGCGAGCTTGTTGAGCGGGGCGAAGCACAACGCGTCGATGTGGCCCGCACGCGCCGCGTCGAGGCAGACGCCGAGCGCGCGCAGCACCGAGGCGCCGCCCGCCGGGGTCGCCGTCGTGCGAACGACTTCCTCCCGCCGGACGGTCTCGATCGGGAGGAGGCAGGGTACGCCCGGCTCCTGCCATGCCCGCGCCTCGCCGATCGACGCGACCTCGTGGAGTTCCGTCCGCCGGCCGGCGATCTGCTGCCCGTCGTCCCAGACCCACCGGTCGCCCACGACGACGACGCGCGCCTGCCGCATCAGATCACCGCGAGCGGCGAGTTTGGCGACGATCTCGGGGCCGATGCCGGCGGGGTCGCCGAGCGTCAGCGCCACCGCGGGCAGCGCGCGGGCAGGCATGG
The DNA window shown above is from bacterium and carries:
- a CDS encoding alpha-amylase/4-alpha-glucanotransferase domain-containing protein — its product is MQRLALSLVLHNHQPVGNFDHVFANATERSYAPMIAALERHPKVRLALHYSGPLLAWLRKHRPDLIASVRGLVERGQVEMLTGAYYEAILPIVPDADKRGQILKMTRAVRDEFAYAADGLWLAERVWEPHLARPLGEAGVAYTIVDDTHFHAVGLDDTQLLGYYVTEEEGVAVALFPSLRRLRYLIPWVTPDEVIDYLRSLADTDVRPEGRREPLNLALMGDDGEKFGMWPTTYAHCWERGWVDRFFEMLETARWIDLVPPGDYRRTHEPAGTIYLPTATYEEMAEWALPPTRAEARASLRHDLETGGRGDLASFVRGGFWRHFLVRYPEANTLHHLALRAGRKVHAMPPGPARERALDELWSGECNCTYWHGVFGGIYLPHIRGTAFGHLIAAEAEADAARHAEPYVEASAADLNGDGRPELYLATPLEVCTIDPARGGSIVEWDDRAAKRHLGNVLTRRAEAYHARVRQEPPATEGAVSIHEAGDHAKEPGLDRLLVYDRVRRTTLRTWLWPLSATREEVWRDAVEDLGEFGTGSYAWTVGDSAGAAAASLIRRAPVGGGEVTLERRLALPARSRGLVHAVRLTWHGPGVLRAVLAEEWSLGLFGRPEQVWAAAGAGPHVSLWESADLPRTTVVRAGETYSGLTLTFTADRPADVWTLPVFTISNSESGFERNQQGAMLILRWEIAVPAGTAWEQRTNAEVASR
- a CDS encoding 4-hydroxythreonine-4-phosphate dehydrogenase PdxA: MPARALPAVALTLGDPAGIGPEIVAKLAARGDLMRQARVVVVGDRWVWDDGQQIAGRRTELHEVASIGEARAWQEPGVPCLLPIETVRREEVVRTTATPAGGASVLRALGVCLDAARAGHIDALCFAPLNKLAMKQAGLRHPDELHFFAEYLGVRDYVCEINVLEGLWTTRVTSHVPLKDVAASLSGERLKQAARLLYRSLRAAGVERPRIAVAGLNPHAGEGGTCGREEIDVIAPAVREAAAEGIPMDGPFSADTIFLRARAGLYDGVLTMYHDQGQIALKLMGFDRGVTVQGGLPLPVTTPAHGTAFDIAGQNRANVEALSRAFTIACRMGAARRT
- a CDS encoding MDR family MFS transporter gives rise to the protein MIVTVAAMLGMFLAAMDSTAVGTAMPTIVARFGGFALYSWVFAAYQIAFVVTTPIFGRLADLHGRKRIYLIGILWFIAASALCGLSRSMGELVFFRLLQGIGGGAVLPIALTIIADLFPVEQRLRIQGLFSGVWGLAAIVGPLIGGALADHGAWRWIFFVNIPAGLVATLILTLAFQESHAAQGTGSIDYAGIGLLSGASIVLLLLMFWGGHEFAWLSAPSFGLAALCAVLLLWFVHVETHNDEPFLPFSLFSNRMISVACLGGFLIGVSIFGTTAYVPLFVQAVIGKSATTAGEALMPYMVMWTVSSIVGGRVALRWGYRPVAVTGMTLLSTGALLLTRLDARSTAAVVFIDMVVLGSGMGLTATMFIIAMQNAVARPLRGIVTSINIFTRNLGSAIGVSAQGAVLVGILDARLAHLPAAVRVHLRAVADPQAMLDSAAQSGMSAAAHDVLRQALAQGIHGAFVLGLGLVALGLAAVVLYMPAGSVTEHSPKTASAAAPGDRRGGRGLVAGGESGEA